A stretch of DNA from Alteromonas gilva:
AATCTCAATGATTTATATAACGCCCAGTCATTGACTGATAGAGCGCGAATGCTGCACTTACTCACTCTATATCCTTATCATTGTAATGGGTCGTACAGGGTCATATTGCAGTTGTTATACGCTCGTCCCAGACAACACACGGTTTAAGCCTTTGCGGATAAGCTTACCTTGTAAATATCTATTTAATAGCATTGCCCCGACAATACTAATTCCCGATGCCAGAATGGTTGGTAGTGATAATGGCCCTGAAAATGTTAAAGCCAGCGCAACCGGAGTAAAAAACAGCGCAAGGCTACCAAAAAAGTAAGCGGCGCTTATACCATTGAGCTGTAACGTCGAAAAGGCCTCATACCTGGCTTGTTGTAAGATTTTCTCCTGCTCATCGACAGGTAAATGGCGTATTTCTGTATAGTAGTTGATATAAGCTTTACTCATGATTTACCTGTCGATGTAATGAAATAAGTAACGGTAACTATGCAATCTGTATGGCGACATACAGCGGCGCAAATCTGCCTGAACCTGCGCCAATCGCTTTTTTATGTCGCTATTTGTTTACTATGAGCCATTAAGTAATAAAGCAGGTACGTTAAGCCAGTGGCTATTACCATCCCCAACAATACGCTAAGTAAATTTTAAGTTTCACACATTGCCCCTGAAATTCCTCATTGTTCCGGCGAGCTTGATAGCGATTAAAGCGGTTCATTACGCGTTCGTCTCATCCGCACTATAAATATCATCGAGCACACGTTTGAGTAGCAGGGCACAACCCCCTAATACGGATATCGGAGACACTAAAATGAGTAAGGAGTCCGTATTGCTGCTTTGCGCAAAGTGACCGATTATTTTGATAAAAATCACGGGGGATAATGTCGCTAAAAGAGCCAGACCAAAGTGCCTTTTTATTGCTGTTTCAATTTTCTTGTTTGCTTTAATACCCACCACTTTCTTCCTTTATAGTTTGTCGAGCATATGACTAACTTGTTTTATTTAATAAAAAAAATACCAGATTTTTATATTCTTGCATTGTTTTTATATTCTTGGTCACCGGCTTGTATTTACCGTTAATAATTAATGTCGGTACGCCTGTAAAACCCTGAGCGCGAATATCCCCGGTGTTTTTTTGCATCTGTTTAGCTTTCGCGTCTACAGAAAAACTTGAAAAAGTCTTGTTGAATTTATCTCCTGCTACGCCATTAATAATAAACAGGTTTTTTATATCTTTCTCATTCGTAAAGTCGGCTTTGCTTTCATGAATATAGTTAAAGATGGCTGGAACAAGCCTTTTATCAACGTTTAAATGCTCAGCGGTAATCAATGCCTTCGTCAGCAGGTACTCTATTTCAGGTTTTCTTCCTGGCATACCGTCAACATGATTTTTATTGAAAACGCTATCATCAGGTATTGACGCTTTAAGCTCATTCATAAATGGTTCTTGCCTGAAGCAGGCGGGGCAGTAAAATGAAAAAAATTCTGTTATTTCTTTTTTTTCAGTCAGGTTTCCTGCCAGCTCCAGGTAGTGATCGCCCTCGTTAAACTGTGCAGATTGCGCCCCTAGAAGTGGGCAAAAAAATGAAATGAACAAGATTAATCTGTAAAGCATGTTTTTTCCTTTGGTATGCCAGCACCCATTGACGGGCACAAATATAAAAGCTAAATCAGTTGGTAAGGCAATGTGAACCTGGATGTTCAAAGCTAAGATAACGCTCTGAGCGACTATGTTGAATTACCCAAAGCCCTTGCTGGTAGCGCAGTGTGACTTACACAGCTGTTATGCGCCGGAATCCTCACGGTGTTTTTTAATTGATTGAGAAACCGCTTTGGTTGTAGCTTGTGAGCGCTTTTGACAGGCAGCTCTATCCTCGGGGTGACCAAACGAGCAACTGTCCTTAGCTGACTCGCCTTTAATCACGGCCGAGGTTGTATTGTATATTGCGTCCACAGCGTTGTTATGTGTATTAATTGTGCCGCAGCCCGGTAAACAACAAGCTATGATGGATAAAGCGAGGTATTTCATTTTTAATAATCCCTTAATGTGAATCGCATCCTGATGGGGCGATGCAAACTTGTATTTAAAACCGCCCTGGTGTTTATGTCGCAAAATTTTACTCTTCAACGCCGCAGACTAATTTGCTGGTATCTTCATGATTACGCAGCTTTATAGGCGTTGGTAACGACAGCAGATATGTCACTATAAGCAATAATTGAGCGCCAGTACACCCCACGGAAATGGCTTAATACCAACTGATTGACACCTGCAGCGGCAGCGGTCTTTGGCGCGACCTTAACTCTTTGCGCCGCTTCGTTTGCTGGTCAGGTTTACTTCCATTTAATGCCCATTGTTACTTTTTCAAATACTCTTTGTTTAGCAACGCTATGCACCAACGCTCTTGGAATTGGCTCACTGATAGCAAAGCGAATGGTGTTTTGCGAGGAAACCAGCGAACCAAGCTCCGTTTTTAAATGCGATATGACTGAAGGTGTAGGATGAAGACTGATATAACGTTTAATCTTGCAAGGCGGGCCTTGTTTGTGACCACTACAATCTAAGGTTTTGTGCCTCATGTGCAGTGCAATATATTCCGGGTCGCAGGTGTTGCAAAGCCAAATTTTGTCCGCTTAATAAAAGACACCAACGTGGCTATATCACCGGCGATGGTGTATTTCACTACTCCATAATCCTCTCAGGGGTATGATCGAACAATCTTGCTTCGCGGGCTTTAAGTTTTCTGAGCATGCTCCGCAGGGTTTCGCTAATACGGGTGTTGCGCGCTATCACATCGAGTTGCGGCCAGGTGGCTTTTTCGCCACTTATGATGAGGTCCTCAATGCTTTTCAGGGTAGGGTTGGCGGCAACCTGCATAAGGTTACGCAACTGCTTTTGCGGCAGAATATTGATATTGCCAACGTATTGTTGATCTATCACCGAGCGTACCTTGTGTATGGCTAATTTGCTGCTGCGGTTGGGGACAATTTGCTCCATTACATCAAATGCATAAATGCTGTTCGCTTTGACTAACTGGCGTAAATGCCGAAACGTAATGCTCGACAGGGTTTTAGCCTGCGTCCGGGATGACGATAAAAATGGCACCGCCAACGGGTTGGTCTGGCTCACTATACTGTGATTTACGCCATACAGGCGCGACAACCCCTCAATCGGCAGATCAGCCATGATGGAGCCGTCGGCAAAACGGCGGTTGGGAATATACGGCACAATGTCACCGCTGGCGGTTTTCGCTTTAAGTTGCACCGCGGTAAATAACAACGGCACCGCACAAGAGGCTCTGACTGCCTGCATAATAAGCGCATTGGGCGAGGTTTTGGCATTTAACAAACGTGAATACTGATGCAGATCGGCGGGCGACACACTCACGGTAATATGACGGCCGGTTTTTTTATAGGCTTCTTCAAATGTGGTTAAATCGAACAGGGTAATCAGCGTGTTTTCTAATGCGCGGCTGTCTAAAATGCTGTTGCGCCCCAAGCCTGCCCACAACCGCCAGTTCTGAAAGTGTTCATAAATAAATTCTGCACTGAGTGCTTCAAGGAGCTCAGTGTGGGTGCGCGTACCTACCATGGCGGCAATAATGGAGCCTGCACTGGCGCCCGATATTACCGATGGCAGCAGGTTTTGTTCGTTGAGCGATTTCACCACGCCGCAGTGAAAAAAGCCTAAACCGGCGCCGCCCGACAGCATCAGACAACTGCGTCCAAAGGAATGGGCTGTTTCTTCAAAAAACGATAGCTTATCGTAAAAATCCACCTCGGCCTCGTCGGCGTTATAAATGTGCTCCAAGGCGCTGACGACCTGATTAATAAACTCTTCAATGAGATGTTTGGTCCCGGTTTTACAATGACCGAGCAATTCGGGGTTGGCAATGTTGCCTAGGTTGCCATGCAGCCCCTCGTGCAAAATCGACATCAGACTGTGAATATCATTTTGGCTTTGCGCCAGCTTTATCCGTTGAACCCGCTTGCGAATAAGCCGGTAGTCATATAGGCGGCAGGGATCCTTGGCTTTCCAGTCATCGGCACCGGAGAGTTGGTCGTGGGCTTCACAGGCTTGCTGATATTCCTGATACGTTGTGGCATGGGCCATTGCCCGCTCAAGCGCGCCTAATTGTGATCGAAACAACGTCATACATCCCCCTCATGCAGGTACGCGGTCACATACGTTGGCCTTTGCGCTTGCTACCGTGATGAATGCGGCGTCGGCGGTTAATACCTGCAAGAACTTTTACCTGCAACAACATTTACTTTTTTCTATCAGGCAGTGTAGAGCGCATAATTAGAATCAGCTAACTAATTTACGCTGGTCAACATCCTGACTACCATTATTGGGCAACATCGCCTGGCTAACGTTCAGATTATGGCGTTTTTGCTTGTTGGTACCAATTACCGCTGGCCCATTTATTTGATCCAGACACAGCTATATACAAAGTTAATTTGACCGCAGGGCGGGCAAACAGTAGCCTGAACAATGACAATTATAACCACAGCCACGTAGCACCTATAATGGACTGGAATTTACAAACCTTAAGTTTGCTGTCGATCCCGCTAATCAGCGCACTGGTCGGGTGGAGTACTAACTACCTGGCGGTTAAAATGATGTTCTATCCTTTAACCTTTGTGGGGTTTCCGCCGTTGTTGGGATGGCAGGGTTTAATACCAGCTAAACGCCGGCAAATGGCCGAAATCGAGGTGGAGCTGGTACTTGGCCGCTTGCTCAGTGTTGAAGAGCTGGCTAATCGTATTGAGCCGGCAGCGCTTACCGAGGCAATCAGGCACCGCTTGCATCAGGTTGTGCGCAAAATCGTTAATGAAGTTATGCAAGAGTCTGCACCGCAACTGTGGGCGTCACTGCCCGTGCAAGGCAAAAATCTGGTGTACCGGCGCATCGAAGACGACATCCCGTATGTGGTCAGTAAAATGGTCGAAGACTTTCAGCACAATGTTAATGAAATCCTCGATATTAAAGAGCTGGTGGTTGAGAAACTGGTTAATTCACCTGAGTTGATCAACGAGATCTTTTTGCGCTCCGGCGAACGTGAGTTTCCATTCATTGTGCGCTCCGGCCTGTACTTTGGCTTTTTGTTTGGTTTGCCAACCATGGCATTGTGGTATTACTTTCAGGCCTGGTGGCTACTGCCGCTGGGTGGGCTGTTGGTGGGCTATTTTACCAATTGGATCGCAATTACCATCATTTTTGAACCTAAAAGGCCTGTCCGCATCTTTGGGTTTTCGGTGCAGGGCATGTTTTTAAAGCGTCAGCATGAAGTCTCGCGGGTGTATGCCGATATTATCGAAACCAAACTGATCAACTCTAAAAATATTACTCACATGATATTACACGGCTCCGGCTCGGCGCATTTGCTGGAGCTTATTGAGCTGCATGTGAACGATGCAATCGAACGCTATGTCGCCATTGCCCAGCCTTATTTTGCCCTGGGCGTGGGCTCCGAAAACTACTATAAGATGAAGTCGATGGCGGTTAAGCGCCTGTTCGAAGACTCCGACAAATACCTGTTTTATGCTTTCGACTACGCCAATCAAGCCTTGCGGGTGGGCGACGATCTCTGTGCCAGATTGCGGGCGCTGTGCCCGGAAGACTTCGAGGGCATTTTGCGCCCGGCGTACCAGCAGGATGAATGGAAGCTAATTCTAACCGGAGCCATTCTGGGTATGGCGGCCGGCTTTGCTCAAATATACCTTGTGATGTTAGGCTGAGAGCTATGGCCGGTAAAACTGCACAACGTATTTTGGCAACCGCATTAACCTTGTTTAACGAACATGGTGAAAACAGCGTCACGTCAGTCGATATTGCCATGGAGCTAAATATTAGTCCGGGCAATTTGTACTACCATTTTAAAGGCAAAGAGCAAATTATCGATGGTCTGGTGCAGTGGCACAGCGATGCAATGCTTGCGTTGTTCAAGCCTGCCACACTCAATAAAGTGGTGGCCGAAGACTTTTTTTATTTTTTGGCCATCGTGCTCGACAAGCAGCAACTGTTTCGGTTTATGTTTCGTAGTCCGGCCGATCTCGCCGAAAAATACCCCAGGGTAAAACACTGGCATAAGCAGCAAATTCGCCAGTTGGAGTCGAGCTTACATACCTTACTGCAAAACTTTGCAGCGCAACAAACGCTGTTGGCAAACAGCGCAGAGCAGCGCTTGCTGACCGATTTAATTATTATGATCCTCACGCAAACCAGCCAGTACGATGATTTGCGCAACAGTCACGATCCACAAACGCAAAAGTTTCATGCGCTGAGTTTAATGATGACCGCCTTGTTACCGCGCTTTCATCTGCAAGAGGATACCGTTTTGCAATTACGTAAAGCGATTGCCCACCATTCTATGGCTAACCTTACACCGCCCAGAGTCGGGGAGTAAGCATGGGGCAAAAACTGTCATTTCTCGATCGTTCGTTTTGGATCACCGAAACCAAAGCCAACCCTAAACATGTGGGCTGTTTGCAATTGCTCGAAATGCCCGAAGGGAGCGATCCTGAAACCTATATCAAGGCCTTGCATCGCGACATGCAGTCGTTTGCACGGGCCAGCCCGCCGTTTAATTGCAGGGTAAAAGCGTTTTACATTTGGCCAATCGGTTTGCAGCCGGTTAAGCATATGCACATGGACTACCACGTGCAGTACCATCAAGTTGATGTCATCAATGAGCGTCCGGCTCTCGACGATTTTGTTGCCCGCATGCACGAAACCCGGCTCGATCCCGACAAACCCTTATGGCAATACCACTTTTTGTATTCACCCGGGCAGCGGCTGTTTGCAATTTATGCTCGCGTACATCATTTGTACGGTGACGGGTCTACCCTGGTACGCTGGTTTCAGGCGGGTTATCAGGATGCGCCTCAACCCGACGCTTTTGTGCCGCTGTGGGCCGTAAAGCGGCTTCGCCATCGCAAACGCCGGCAACAGTTTGGCCGCCTTAAAGGTTACTGGCTTGCGACCAAAGATGCTGTGTTATCGGCATTTGATCTCGCGGCCATCTTTATTCGGCTGCTTTTGCGTCTGTTACGAATTAATCGTCATTATATGCCGGTGCCATTTACCGGTACAAAAACGGTTTTAACCGGGCAGGTAAAACCGGGCAGGGCGGTGGCCACCTTCGACCTCGATTTTGCCCGGATACGCAAGCTGGCCCGCCGCACACGCGCCTCTGCAAACGAAGTGCTGCTTACCGCTATCGATATTGGCATGCACCGCTTGCTGCAGGATCACGGCCAGTTGTTTACCCAGGCGTTGTACACCAATATGCCCATTAACCTGCGCAAGCCGGGCGAAAAAACCACTGGCAACCGTATTGCCATCGTGCCGGTACAATTAGCCCACGCTGAGAGCGATCCGTACCTGCGGTTACGGCAAATTATTTACCACCACCGCATCGTTAAGCACGCAGCCCAGCGGGCGCGTCCGTCTGCCTTTAGCAATTACACCATTGTTATTCAGGCATGTGCGCTGGTATTTGAGTGGCTGCATATCTCCGATTGGGTAAAACCCATTGCCAATGTTCTGGTCTCGAATATTCCCGGCCCTAAACGTCAAAAGTATTTTAAAGACAGTAAGTTATTAGCCTGTTACCCCATTTCTACCATGACGCCGGGCGGCGGTGTTAACGTGACAATAATGACCTACAATGGCACCGCAAACGTGGGGCTGGTGTGTTGTAACAGTAAAATAAAGTCATTGCAGCCACTGGCTGAGTATTGCCGCGAGGCCTTTGATATGCTCGAAGCCAGCATTGACGATCCGACGCTGAGTATCGATGATATCGGCGAGCATACCAGTGAACTGCCGTTGTCTATCGTGTCAGATCATTAAACGCGCTTTCGTGCTAATATTGGCGCCATTGTTTGTTTGAGAGTGTCTTTTTTATGTGGCGTTGTCCGTTATGTCAGCACCCCCTGTCGCAGCCCCATCCATCACAACAGCAGCGCAGCTGGGAGTGCCCCAACCGACATACCTTTGATGAAGCGAAATCCGGTTACCTGCATTTGTTGCCGGTACAGCAAAAAAAATCAAAACACCCCGGTGACGACAAAACCATGGTCAACGCCCGGCGTCGCTTTCATGATGCCAAAGGGTATGCGCCACTTATGGCGGCGCTGGTAGAGCAAATCAAACAGCAGGTTAATACCAACCGCCCCGTGCATTTATATGACGCAGGATGCGGTGAGGGCAGTTATTTAGGCTTTATTGCTAATGCGCTTACCGGTGAGGGATACAACGTTGAAGCCGCCGGTAGTGACATCGCCAAGCATGCTGTGGATATTGCCGCTAAACGCTATAAAGCGTGTCGCTTTGCCGTGGCCAGCAGTGTAAAACTGCCCCTGGAAGATGCCTCACAGCACGTGGTACTGCAAGTGTTTGCCCCCGGTAACGACGCCGAATACCAGCGTATTATTGCCAGTGGTGGTTTACTCATCACCGTGGATCCCGCGGCCAATCATTTGTGGGCAATAAAGCAGGCCATTTATGATAATCCGCGTCAGCACGACGTGCAATTTAATGATAAGCCCGGCTTTGCCAAACTCGCCTCAGAGCGTATCAGTTTTACGGTAGCGCTGGAGCAACCCGACATCCGCCAGGCTCTGCTCGAAATGACACCTTATTACTGGCGCCTGCCGAAGGATAAAGCCGATGCAACGTTTGCCGGTATCAACAGTGTCGAGGCCGATTTTGCGGTGCATATATGGCAGCGTAGCGAACGCTAGTGGCTGGCAGTTGCGCACACATTGGCGGCGTTATTCCGGCGTAAAGTAAAATCGTAGTTCGTTATCTTCCACACACACGCGCTGCCCCCAGCGGGCAAATAAAAACTCGCGCCAGTGATCGTCACGCATAGGATACTCAAACGCCCGCTCGTCGAGTTTAGTGAGCAACTCGTTGACGATGCGCGGTTTATGGTATTCCAGGATCCGCTCCGTACCGCCGTGCAGGTAAAGCGACAAATAGTCCAGCGCCTGATCGGTAGAGCCTGCCGACACCACATTTAACGCCGAGCGCAACGGTTGGCTGAGCAGCGAGCTAAGGCCCGATACTGGCCTCGGCAACAGCCGCTCTATTAAAAAACGGGTATCTTTTACCAGGCTGTAACGGCCGTTAAGCAGGTGAATAAAGTCAACCTGCGTGTCGGTAATATGCAGGGTCTGCGAGGCCGAAAAATAATTGGGCAGGGCGCTTACGCCCGCCGCGATATGCGCTTTATAAATGGTGTTGCCCATTACCTTTATATCGATAGCGCAGAGCATTTGCAGCGTGAGCCGATTAGTCGCCACAGGCATGGTTAACTCACCTTCTAAGCAGGTGAGGTGGCCTTCTCCAATTGGAATATCGAGCTGCTCTGTAAACGGAAAATGCGGTGCAATGAGATCGTTTAATTCTTGCTCGGTGAACATATCGTATTGCAGGCGGCCGGTTTTGAGCAGGCAATACCCTACCGCGAGGTTTACCTTATCGCGCCAGCTAAACTGATCTAACAGCACAGCGACTCCGGCACAATAATAGCGATTTTTGGGTTGGGCATAGCGCGGCTCAGGCCTGTTTAATGTTGCTCAAATGGACTGGCGATGGTGAGTCATTGCAGGCGCATCACGGCCAGTTTTTTGCGTGATGGTATGGTAGCGCATTTTGCTGCCATACAACCACTAAAAATCTTTGCGCTTAAGCGCCGAATGGCGTAGCGTATAAGCCACTGGTACAATCAGTTTACTTATGCTCGGAGCAACAGCTTACCATGCAAATACCGGTTCAGGAGTTTGATTATGTGATTGTCGGCGGCGGTTCTGCCGGCGCTGTACTGGCCGCACGCCTGACCGAAAATCCGGTGATTAGAGTTTGCCTGGTAGAAGCGGGTAGTAGCGATCGAAATCCCTTTATTCATATACCTTTTGGCTTGTCGTTATTATCGCGGTTCGACAGCATTGGCTGGGGCTATAATACCGAACCCCAGGCAGAGCTTAACCACCGCGAACTGTTTTGGCCACGAGGTAAAACCCTTGGCGGGTCAAGCTCAATCAACGCCATGTGTTATATCCGCGGTCAGGCCGAAGACTACGATCGCTGGGCCCAGGAAGGCGCCGACGGCTGGCACTTCGACGCCGTATTACCGTATTTTAAGCGCGCTGAAAACTATTGCCGTGGCGCTGATGACTTCCATGGCGAGGGCGGGCCCCTTGATGTCAGTGACCTGCGCCATACTGCCAGCATCTCCAACGCATTTGTGGCGGCTGCAGAGGATGTGGGATTAGCGGTTATCGACGACTTTAACCGCCGACAGCGTGAAGGGCTGGGGTTGTATCAGGTTACCCAGCGTAATGGCCAGCGCTGTTCCACGGCCAAAGCATACTTAAGTGAAGCTAAAAAGCGCGGCAACCTTACCATTATAACCCGTGCGCTGGCGGAACGGATTCTGATTAAAAAAAGCGCCGCTAGCGATAGCCCCAAACGTGCAACCGGTGTGCAGGTGAGAGCAAAAGGCAAGGCCATGCGTTTAATGGCAAGCCGGGAAGTGATCATCAGCGCCGGGGCCATTAACTCGCCACATCTGTTGATGCTATCGGGCATTGGCCCGGCGGAAGCACTGCAAGACAAAGGCATATACGTACAACAGGATTTACCCGGTGTAGGGCAGAACCTGCAGGATCATCTCGATGCCATTGTGCAGTATCGCACCAAGTTGCCGGTAGGTTACCCCATCGCGGCGCGGGCGCTGCCTCATTATATTAAAGCGGCGTTTCGGTATCTGTTTAAACGTGATCACATTTTTTCTTCTAACGTGGCCGAAGCCGGCGGTTTTGTGCGGTCGTCACTGGCGGCTGAGTATCCTGATATCCAGCTGCATTTTTTACCGGCGATTTTGCAGGATCACGGACGGCGGTTCGTGCATGGCTTTGGTTATGGAGTACACGTATGTTGTTTATACCCCCAAAGTCGTGGTGAAATTCGTCTGCAAAGCAACCATCCGGCTGATCACCCGGCCATTGAACCCAATTATCTGCAGCACGAGCGAGACATGGCAGTTTTGATTGATGCCGTGCGCTTTGCTCAGCGTATCCTCGACAGCAAAACCATGGCGCAGTTTGGTGGTCATTTGAGTATCGATGGGCATAATCTTGATAGTGACGACGCCATTGCTGAGTTTATTCGTGATAAAGCCGAAACCATTTACCACCCTGTGGGCACGTGTAAAATCGGCGCCGATGACGATCCGATGGCGGTGGTTGACAACCAGCTTCGCGTGCGCAACATTGACGGCCTGCGCGTGGTGGATGCGTCAGTTATGCCATCGTTAGTGGGCGGCAATACCAATGCGCCGACGGTGATGATAGCCGAACGCGCGGCGCAGTGGATACGCGAAGCGCAAAGTTAATCCCCGTTACATACTCCGGGTAATGTGCTGCCCAGTTGTACTGCGCTGCTACAAACTGTGACCTTTTATATCGCTGTGCTGGCTCAACAGCATCGCAACGGCACAGTCACACATATCATCAATGTGTGCTGAGTCGTCATATACGCCGTCGATGATGAGCTTGGCGAGGCCATGAAGTGTCGCCCAAATAACCTGGGTTTGCCGTAATGCCGGTTCATTTTGTAATAACAAGCCTTGTTGTTGCCAGTGTGAAATAAGCTTCAACATATACTGAAAAGCCGGATAAGCAATTTCTTTGAGCTCTTCGTCGGCCAGCTTGTGCTTCCAGATAGGGCGACCAAACATAATGTCATATAACTGGGGGTGAGCGATGGCCCAGCGAATATAGCCGTGCACAAACTGTTTGAGTCGCTGAGTGGCACTGATAACCTGCGCTTCGTCGCGCTCCTGAGTCATCGACAGCCACTGATCAAAGCCGCGCGCGGCTACCGCATTAAGCAGCGCGTTTTTATCGCGAAAATGGTGATACAACGCCGAGCGCGATACGCCAATATCATCAGCCAGCTTGCGCAGCGACAACGCCGCAATACCCTCACGCTCGATGCGTTGCGACGCCGCATCCACAAGTGCTGTTCTTAAATCGCCATGATGATAGGTTTGACTGCCCGCTGGTACTGACTGCGCCATGCAAAATCCGCTGTGTTGACTATGCTAAATAGCATAATGTTAATCTTGACAGTGTCAAATTAAATGCCTATCTTGACACTGTTTAGTTATTAAAGCCCGCTAACATGTAAAGCGGGCATTGGGCGAATTCGCTACCAAGGGGTACACATGACACAGGCCACCGCAACACTACATCAGCAATATCCGCATTTATTTGAACCGCTCGATTTGGGCTTCACCCAGCTTAAAAATCGTGTCGTCATGGGATCAATGCATACCGGTCTGGAGGAAATGCCCAATGGTCATGTGCACATGGCCGAATTTTACGCGGCGCGGGCGCGCGGTGGTGTGGCGCTGATGGTAACTGGCGGTATCGGCCCTAATCAGGAAGGCGGAGTGCACATCAAAACCAAGATGCTCGATTCTGACCAGGCGGTGGCCGAGCATAAGCAGGTGACCGATGCGGTGCATGCTGCCGGTGGCAAAATTTGCATGCAGATTCTGCATACCGGTCGTTATGCGCACAATCCCAACCTCATTGCGCCGTCAGCCCTGCAAGCCCCCATTAACCAATTTAAGCCACGAGCGCTTGGCAGCGACGAAATAGACGGTCAGATTAACGACTTTGTGGCAACGGCCAAACGGGCCCATCAGGCTGGTTATGATGGCGTCGAGATTATGGGCTCAGAGGGTTACTTTTTAAACCAGTTTATCGTTTCGCGGACTAATCATCGTACCGATGAATGGGGCGGCGATTACGAAAACCGGATTCGCTTACCCATAGAGGTGGTGCGCCGGGTGCGCGAAGCCGTGGGCGAAGAATTTATTATTATATACCGGTTGTCGATGCTTGACCTGGTTGAGGGCGGCTCGACCTTCGATGAAGTAGTGACCTTAGGTAAAGCAATCGAAAAGGCCGGTGCAACCATTATTAACACCGGCATAGGCTGGCATGAAGCGCGTATACCTACGATTGCAACCAAAGTCCCCCGTGCCGCCTTTACCTGGGTGACGGCTAAATTCCGTGAACACCTGTCGATTCCGGTGATCACATCAAACCGAATAAACATGCCGGATGTGGCGGAGTCGGTACTGGCCCGGGGCGATGCAGATTTAGTGTCTATGGCGCGCCCGTTTTTGGCTGATCCGGATTTCGTGATTAAGGCCGAACAACAGCGCAGCGATGAAATTAACACCTGTATTGGCTGTAATCAGGCCTGTCTTGATCATGTGTTTGTGGGCAAACTCACCAGCTGTCTGGTCAACCCGTTTGCCTGTCATGAGTTGATGTACACCATGCAGCCTGCCGAGCAGCCAAAGCATATAGCCGTTGTGGGCGCTGGCCCGGCAGGGCTGGCAGCCGCGACCACCGCTGCTAAACGCGGCCATACCGTGGTGTTGTTCGATGGCGCCAGTGACATTGGCGGCCAGTTTAATATTGCCAAGCAGATCCCCGGTAAGGAAGAGTTTTATGAAACCTTGCGATACTTTAAACGTCAGTTAGCGCTGCACAACGTTGAGGTGAAACTCAATACTACCGTCACGGCGCAAACGCTCAATGACGGTGGTTTTGATGAGGTTCTTCTGGCCACCGGCATCGTGCCGCGCATGCCCGACATTGAGGGCATTGAACACGCAAAAGTAATGACCTATCTTGACGTTCTGCGCGACAAACAGCCGGTAGGCGCCAAAGTGGCTATTATTGGTGCCGGTGGTATTGGCTTTGATACCGCCGAGTATTTGAGTCACGGCAAATCGGTACCCAGTCAGGATATCGCTGCATTTATGCGCGAGTGGGGTATTGATATGAACTTTACTGCCCGTGGCGGCGTTGAAGGCATGACGCCTCAACCAGAGCCGTCACCACGGCAAATCGTGCTGCTGCAAC
This window harbors:
- a CDS encoding NADPH-dependent 2,4-dienoyl-CoA reductase, which gives rise to MTQATATLHQQYPHLFEPLDLGFTQLKNRVVMGSMHTGLEEMPNGHVHMAEFYAARARGGVALMVTGGIGPNQEGGVHIKTKMLDSDQAVAEHKQVTDAVHAAGGKICMQILHTGRYAHNPNLIAPSALQAPINQFKPRALGSDEIDGQINDFVATAKRAHQAGYDGVEIMGSEGYFLNQFIVSRTNHRTDEWGGDYENRIRLPIEVVRRVREAVGEEFIIIYRLSMLDLVEGGSTFDEVVTLGKAIEKAGATIINTGIGWHEARIPTIATKVPRAAFTWVTAKFREHLSIPVITSNRINMPDVAESVLARGDADLVSMARPFLADPDFVIKAEQQRSDEINTCIGCNQACLDHVFVGKLTSCLVNPFACHELMYTMQPAEQPKHIAVVGAGPAGLAAATTAAKRGHTVVLFDGASDIGGQFNIAKQIPGKEEFYETLRYFKRQLALHNVEVKLNTTVTAQTLNDGGFDEVLLATGIVPRMPDIEGIEHAKVMTYLDVLRDKQPVGAKVAIIGAGGIGFDTAEYLSHGKSVPSQDIAAFMREWGIDMNFTARGGVEGMTPQPEPSPRQIVLLQRKSSKVGAGLGKTTGWAHRIGLQMKGVKMIPGVQYHKISDEGLHISVGEEAQVLDVDNIIICAGQEPQRALVEGLTLPYHLIGGADEALELDAKRAIEQGTKVAMAV